A DNA window from Brassica napus cultivar Da-Ae chromosome A4, Da-Ae, whole genome shotgun sequence contains the following coding sequences:
- the LOC106446460 gene encoding casein kinase II subunit alpha-4, chloroplastic, whose protein sequence is MAFRPIGFTISSLRNASAANDLRFSFLSISSPSPAKKKSLLSFLRGFASLYRQQPRVNKSETLAQKIGKSIRRAGAPSKARVYADVNVIKPKDYWDYESLAVQWGSQDDYEVVRKVGRGKYSEVFEGIHATDNEKCVIKILKPVKKKKIKREIKILQNLCGGPNIVKLLDIVRDQQSKTPSLIFEHVNNKDFKVLYPTLSDYDVRYYIYELLKALDFCHSRGIMHRDVKPHNVMIDHEQRKLRLIDWGLAEFYHPGKEYNVRVASRYFKGPELLVDLMDYDYSLDLWSLGCMFAGMIFRKEPFFYGHDNYDQLVKIAKVLGTDELNTYLNRYRIELDPNLASLVGRHSRKPWSKFINSENQHLAVPEAVDFVDKLLKYDHQERPTAKEAMAHPYFNPIRNA, encoded by the exons atggCCTTTAGGCCTATCGGATTCACAATCTCCTCTCTTCGCAACGCTTCCGCCGCCAACGACCTCCGCTTCTCCTtcctctccatctcttctccttctccggCGAAGAAGAAGAGCCTCCTCTCCTTTCTCCGTGGATTCGCCTCTCTCTACCGCCAACAACCCCGCGTGAATAAATCGGAAACGCTGGCGCAGAAGATCGGTAAATCCATCCGGCGTGCCGGTGCGCCGTCGAAGGCTAGGGTTTACGCCGATGTCAACGTCATAAAACCCAAGGATTATTGGGACTACGAGTCCCTCGCTGTTCAATGGGG TTCACAGGATGATTACGAGGTTGTTAGGAAGGTGGGAAGGGGGAAATACAGTGAGGTCTTTGAAGGCATCCATGCCACTGATAACGAGAAATGCGTTATCAAGATCTTGAAGCctgtcaagaagaagaag ATTAAGAGAGAGATTAAGATTCTGCAGAACCTCTGCGGCGGGCCGAATATTGTCAAGTTGCTCGACATCGTTAGAGATCAGCAGTCCAAGACGCCGAGCTTGATATTTGAGCATGTGAACAATAAGGATTTTAAAGTCCTCTATCCAACTCTCTCAGACTATGATGTTCGTTATTACATCTATGAACTTCTGAAG GCGTTGGATTTCTGCCATTCGCGTGGAATCATGCACAGGGATGTGAAGCCTCATAATGTTATGATTGATCACGAGCAACGGAAGCTACGCTTAATCGACTGGGGTTTGGCAGAGTTCTACCATCCTGGGAAAGAATACAATGTTCGTGTTGCTTCAAG ATACTTTAAAGGGCCAGAGCTGCTGGTGGATTTAATGGACTATGACTATTCCTTAGACTTGTGGAGTCTTGGCTGCATGTTTGCTGGAATG ATATTCCGCAAGGAACCCTTCTTTTATGGTCATGACAACTATGATCAATTGGTCAAAATAGCAAAG GTACTTGGCACAGACGAACTCAATACCTACCTAAATAGATACCGCATAGAGTTGGACCCTAATCTTGCATCCCTAGTGGGGAG ACATAGCCGAAAGCCATGGTCAAAGTTCATCAATTCCGAAAACCAGCACTTGGCAGTTCCTGAG GCTGTTGATTTTGTGGACAAATTACTGAAATATGATCACCAAGAAAGACCAACTGCTAAAGAAGCAATG GCACATCCGTATTTCAACCCGATTAGAAATGCATAA
- the LOC106449817 gene encoding UDP-glycosyltransferase 84B2-like, whose protein sequence is MKTNTFPEDLEDLNQTVDLPALPLLEVRDLPSFMLPSSGSNFNNLMLDFVDCLKNVKWVLVNSFYELESEIIDSMSDLKPIIPIGSLVSPFLLGADEDKTLDEKNLDLWRSDGDCMKWLDTQARSSVVYISFGSLLKWSENQVKSIATAMRNRGDSFLWVIRPKEIAQNVDILHEMVQEGQGVVIEWGPQERILSHVAISCFVTHCGWNSTMETVVTGVPVVAYPSWIDQPLDARLLVDVFGIGVRMRNDAVDGELKVAEVERCIEAVTEGLSAEDMRRRARELKQAARSALAPGGSSAQNLDAFIGYITSCV, encoded by the coding sequence ATGAAGACAAACACTTTCCCCGAGGATCTCGAAGATCTGAATCAGACAGTTGATCTACCAGCGTTACCGTTATTGGAAGTTAGAGATCTTCCTTCGTTTATGTTACCTTCTTCAGGAAGTAACTTTAATAACCTAATGTTGGACTTCGTTGATTGTTTGAAAAATGTGAAATGGGTTTTGGTTAACTCGTTTTACGAACTAGAATCAGAGATAATCGATTCGATGTCTGATTTAAAGCCAATAATCCCAATAGGTTCATTGGTTTCTCCATTTCTTTTGGGAGCTGATGAAGACAAAACCTTAGATGAGAAAAATCTTGATCTATGGAGATCTGATGGTGATTGTATGAAGTGGCTTGACACGCAAGCTAGGTCTTCCGTCGTTTACATATCTTTCGGGAGTTTGCTCAAATGGTCGGAGAATCAAGTCAAGAGCATAGCAACGGCTATGAGAAACAGAGGAGATTCATTTCTCTGGGTGATTAGGCCTAAGGAGATAGCTCAAAACGTCGACATTTTGCATGAGATGGTTCAAGAAGGACAAGGGGTTGTTATTGAGTGGGGTCCTCAAGAGAGGATATTGAGCCACGTGGCGATCTCTTGTTTCGTCACGCACTGTGGATGGAACTCGACGATGGAGACGGTGGTGACTGGTGTTCCGGTTGTGGCGTACCCGAGTTGGATCGATCAGCCGCTTGACGCGAGATTGCTTGTGGATGTGTTTGGGATCGGAGTGAGGATGAGGAACGACGCTGTTGACGGCGAGCTTAAGGTTGCGGAGGTTGAGAGATGTATTGAGGCTGTGACGGAAGGACTTTCAGCTGAGGATATGAGGAGGAGGGCCAGGGAGCTGAAGCAAGCGGCGAGATCAGCGTTGGCACCTGGTGGTTCATCTGCTCAGAATCTGGACGCGTTCATTGGCTATATCACAAGTTGTGTTTAA